From Herbiconiux flava, one genomic window encodes:
- a CDS encoding Pls/PosA family non-ribosomal peptide synthetase — MTTAQPTLDRSALAAPARTLVDILRETVAAHPEASALDDGDGALSYRELMARVISVAAELHAAGVRRGDRVGVRMASGHRELYVGILAVLAAGAAYVPVDVDDPEERAELVFGEADVVGVLTGSLRYRPRTAPAAEVALVDADARDPHPSTASLPVLSPPTPADDAWIIFTSGSTGTPKGVAVSHRSAAAFVDAESRLFVVDEPLGPGDRVLAGLSVAFDASCEEMWLAWAHGACLVPAPRSLVRSGMDLGPWLTARGISVVSTVPTLAALWPAESLENVRLLIFGGEAVPAELGQRLATPGREVWNTYGPTEATVVACAAPLGGDGPVRIGLPLDGWELAVVNENGEPVAPGASGELIIGGVGLARYLDPAKDAEKYAPMPSLGWERAYRSGDLVRYDPEGLVFQGRADDQVKVGGRRIELGEIEAALQALPGVAGAAVTVQQTAAGTAMLVGYVVAPGFDREAAVARLREELPAALVPLIAVLDELPVRVSGKVDKKALPWPLPGAAPIGAGDAPGIDDPFTARLAALWTGVLGASVTDERSNFFDLGGGSLAAAQLVAGVREIDPEFTVADVYAHPRLGAMADELRSRSDEADAAGTPAGPGREPVAPTPRRMQVLQTVLGIPLFVLAGLRWLVYLFTASAILVPFGGFDWLPTVPLWALIVGLALFATPFGRMGISVVASRLLLRGLQPGDHPRGGSWHLRLWLAEQIAHQVGAVSLAGAPWIALYARALGARIADDVDLHALPPVTGFLTIGRGAAVEPEVDLSGYWVDGDVLRVGAVRIGAGSSIGARSTLLPGTRIGKRAEIEPGSSVFGRVPSGQRWAGSPAARVGKARGWWPEERPARRPAWLIAYGVSSLVLALVPVVAFAAGALVVLAAARGAGGLGDAAIRSLAAVVPGTLVAGVVLAVLVVGITRLLGLGVAEGVHAVRGRVGWQIWSTERLLDLARTLLFPLYSGLFTPVWLRLLGARIGRDVEASTVLLIPAMTTVRDGAFLADDTLVASYELGGGWMHVARAEIGERAFLGNSGMAAPGHRVPRDGLVAVLSSAPRKAKNGSSWLGSPPVRLRRTAAEGDLSRTFAPPARLRVARILCELLRVVPVIVTCAIGLAAVFALAALASVGLWLAVVLSGVVLLVAGAVAAGVSTAAKWVLIGRIRRGEHPLWSSFVWRSEVADTFTEMVAAPWFAQAATGTPALVWWLRSLGARIGEGVWCETYWLPEADLVTLADASTVNRGCVVQTHLFHDRIMSLDTVDLDRGATLGPHSVILPAARIAADGTVGPASLVMRGDTVPAGSRWSGNPIGPWREVRTAEYRWAALAGRGAGAAPAAPGSGSGPGSDSLSAQGGS, encoded by the coding sequence ATGACCACCGCGCAGCCCACGCTCGACCGGAGCGCGCTGGCCGCTCCGGCCCGCACGCTCGTCGACATCCTGCGGGAGACCGTCGCCGCGCATCCCGAGGCCTCGGCCCTCGACGACGGCGACGGCGCGCTGAGCTACCGCGAGCTGATGGCGCGGGTGATCTCCGTCGCGGCCGAGCTGCACGCCGCCGGTGTGCGGCGGGGTGACCGGGTGGGCGTGCGGATGGCCTCGGGCCACCGCGAGCTGTACGTCGGCATCCTCGCGGTGCTCGCGGCGGGGGCGGCGTACGTGCCGGTCGACGTCGACGACCCCGAGGAGCGCGCCGAGCTGGTCTTCGGCGAGGCCGACGTGGTGGGGGTGCTCACCGGCTCGCTGCGCTACCGCCCCCGCACGGCGCCCGCCGCCGAGGTCGCGCTCGTCGACGCGGATGCCCGGGACCCCCACCCGAGCACGGCGAGCCTGCCCGTGCTCTCGCCGCCCACCCCGGCCGACGACGCCTGGATCATCTTCACCTCGGGATCGACCGGCACCCCGAAGGGCGTCGCCGTCAGCCACCGCTCGGCCGCGGCCTTCGTCGACGCCGAGTCGCGCCTGTTCGTCGTCGACGAGCCGCTCGGCCCGGGCGACCGGGTGCTGGCGGGGCTGTCGGTGGCGTTCGACGCCTCCTGCGAGGAGATGTGGCTCGCCTGGGCGCACGGCGCCTGCCTCGTGCCCGCCCCGCGCTCGCTCGTCCGCAGCGGTATGGACCTCGGGCCCTGGCTCACCGCCCGCGGCATCTCGGTCGTCTCGACCGTTCCGACGCTCGCCGCACTCTGGCCGGCGGAGTCGCTCGAGAACGTGCGCCTGCTGATCTTCGGCGGCGAGGCGGTACCGGCCGAGCTCGGCCAGCGCCTCGCCACCCCGGGCCGCGAGGTCTGGAACACCTACGGCCCCACCGAGGCCACCGTCGTCGCCTGCGCCGCCCCTCTCGGCGGCGACGGCCCCGTGCGGATCGGTCTGCCGCTGGACGGCTGGGAGCTGGCGGTGGTGAACGAGAACGGCGAGCCGGTCGCGCCCGGAGCATCCGGAGAGCTGATCATCGGGGGAGTGGGGCTCGCCCGCTACCTCGACCCCGCCAAGGACGCCGAGAAGTACGCGCCGATGCCGTCGCTCGGCTGGGAGCGCGCCTACCGCTCGGGCGACCTCGTGCGCTACGACCCCGAGGGGCTCGTCTTCCAGGGCCGGGCCGACGACCAGGTGAAGGTCGGCGGCCGGCGGATCGAGCTCGGCGAGATCGAGGCCGCGCTGCAGGCGCTGCCGGGGGTCGCGGGCGCCGCCGTCACCGTGCAGCAGACGGCGGCGGGCACCGCGATGCTCGTCGGCTACGTCGTGGCCCCGGGTTTCGACCGCGAGGCCGCCGTCGCGCGCCTGCGCGAGGAGCTGCCCGCGGCGCTCGTGCCGCTGATCGCCGTGCTCGACGAGCTGCCCGTTCGGGTCTCGGGCAAGGTCGACAAGAAGGCGCTGCCGTGGCCGCTCCCGGGTGCCGCGCCGATCGGCGCGGGAGACGCCCCCGGGATCGACGACCCCTTCACGGCGCGCCTCGCGGCCCTGTGGACGGGTGTGCTCGGAGCATCCGTCACCGACGAGCGGTCGAACTTCTTCGACCTCGGCGGCGGCTCGCTGGCCGCGGCGCAGCTCGTCGCCGGAGTGCGCGAGATCGACCCCGAGTTCACCGTCGCCGACGTCTACGCGCACCCGCGGCTCGGTGCGATGGCCGACGAGCTGCGCTCGCGCTCCGACGAAGCGGATGCCGCGGGTACCCCGGCCGGGCCGGGCCGCGAGCCGGTCGCGCCCACCCCGCGCCGCATGCAGGTGCTGCAGACCGTGCTCGGCATCCCGTTGTTCGTGCTCGCCGGGCTGCGCTGGCTGGTCTACCTCTTCACGGCCTCCGCGATCCTGGTGCCGTTCGGTGGCTTCGACTGGCTGCCGACCGTGCCGCTCTGGGCGCTGATCGTCGGGCTCGCGCTGTTCGCCACGCCGTTCGGCCGGATGGGCATCTCGGTCGTGGCGTCACGGCTGCTGCTGCGCGGGCTTCAGCCGGGTGATCATCCCCGGGGCGGCTCCTGGCACCTGCGGCTCTGGCTCGCGGAGCAGATCGCCCATCAGGTGGGGGCCGTCAGCCTCGCCGGGGCTCCCTGGATCGCGCTCTACGCCCGTGCGCTCGGCGCCCGCATCGCCGACGACGTCGACCTGCACGCCCTGCCGCCCGTCACCGGCTTCCTCACCATCGGCCGGGGCGCCGCCGTCGAGCCCGAGGTCGACCTCTCGGGGTACTGGGTCGACGGCGACGTGCTCCGCGTCGGCGCGGTGCGCATCGGGGCCGGATCCAGCATCGGGGCCCGCAGCACGCTGCTGCCCGGCACCCGCATCGGCAAGCGGGCCGAGATCGAGCCGGGCTCGTCGGTGTTCGGCCGGGTGCCGTCGGGTCAGCGCTGGGCCGGCTCGCCCGCCGCCCGGGTCGGGAAGGCGCGTGGCTGGTGGCCCGAGGAGCGGCCGGCCCGCCGGCCCGCGTGGCTGATCGCCTACGGCGTCTCGTCGCTGGTGCTCGCGCTGGTGCCCGTCGTCGCCTTCGCGGCCGGGGCCCTCGTGGTGCTGGCGGCCGCTCGGGGAGCGGGCGGTCTCGGCGACGCGGCCATCCGGAGCCTCGCCGCGGTGGTGCCCGGCACCCTCGTCGCCGGCGTCGTGCTGGCCGTGCTCGTCGTCGGCATCACGCGGCTGCTCGGCCTCGGGGTCGCCGAGGGCGTGCACGCGGTGCGCGGGCGCGTGGGCTGGCAGATCTGGTCGACCGAGCGACTGCTCGACCTCGCCCGCACGCTGCTCTTCCCGCTCTACTCGGGGCTGTTCACCCCTGTCTGGCTGCGGCTGCTCGGTGCGCGCATCGGGCGGGACGTCGAGGCGTCGACGGTGCTGCTGATCCCGGCGATGACGACGGTGCGCGACGGGGCGTTCCTCGCCGACGACACCCTCGTGGCCTCCTACGAGCTCGGCGGGGGCTGGATGCACGTGGCCCGCGCCGAGATCGGCGAACGCGCCTTCCTCGGCAACTCCGGCATGGCGGCGCCGGGGCACCGGGTGCCGCGCGACGGCCTCGTCGCCGTGCTCTCGTCGGCGCCGCGGAAGGCCAAGAACGGCTCGTCGTGGCTCGGCTCGCCGCCGGTGCGGCTGCGCCGCACGGCCGCGGAGGGCGATCTCAGCCGCACCTTCGCGCCGCCCGCGCGGCTGCGGGTCGCGCGCATCCTGTGTGAGCTGCTGCGAGTGGTGCCCGTGATCGTCACCTGCGCGATCGGGCTGGCGGCCGTGTTCGCGCTCGCCGCGCTCGCCTCCGTGGGGCTGTGGCTCGCGGTGGTGCTGAGCGGGGTCGTGCTGCTGGTCGCCGGAGCGGTGGCCGCGGGGGTCAGCACGGCGGCGAAATGGGTTCTGATCGGGCGGATCCGGCGGGGCGAGCATCCGCTCTGGTCGAGCTTCGTCTGGCGCAGCGAGGTCGCCGACACCTTCACCGAGATGGTCGCGGCGCCCTGGTTCGCGCAGGCCGCGACCGGAACCCCCGCGCTGGTCTGGTGGCTGCGGAGCCTCGGCGCGCGGATCGGCGAGGGCGTCTGGTGCGAGACGTACTGGCTGCCCGAGGCCGACCTCGTCACCCTCGCCGATGCGTCGACGGTGAACCGGGGATGTGTGGTTCAGACGCATCTGTTCCATGATCGGATCATGAGCCTCGATACCGTTGACCTCGACCGGGGGGCGACCCTCGGCCCGCACAGCGTCATCCTGCCGGCGGCGCGGATCGCCGCCGACGGCACCGTGGGGCCCGCGTCGCTCGTGATGCGCGGCGACACCGTGCCGGCCGGCAGCCGCTGGAGCGGGAACCCGATCGGGCCCTGGCGCGAGGTGCGGACGGCCGAGTACCGGTGGGCGGCACTGGCGGGGCGGGGTGCCGGCGCGGCGCCGGCTGCGCCTGGGTCTGGGTCTGGGCCTGGATCTGACTCGCTCTCGGCGCAGGGCGGCTCGTGA